The proteins below come from a single Pandoraea apista genomic window:
- a CDS encoding PLP-dependent aminotransferase family protein, with protein MAASSISRLIDDLTADIRSGKLPPGSPLPTHRQLARKNGIAIASASKVYTHLKAIGLVVGETGRGTFVRDRPQQREWDAGDEARQNTHAADLSFNHPTWPAQGDMLRKMLRELSLSGDLAALLHQQPPGGRAHERRIVADFLAQSRGIQTEADGLFLVNGAQQGLDITTRALLSPGDTVAVDALTYPGFKMVAQTQHLALQPVRSLPDGPDLDALDALCQRKPVRAIYVMPTMHNPLGWVLTTGQRRHLAEIARHYDCLIIEDASYAYLAKSSPPALVTLAPERTIYIASLSKSLASGLRFGFIVAPERYRLPIKATIRASYWSLPSLITAIGTRWIADGTVARQERRMRQEASKRQAIARQALCGMDIIAHPSSLFLWLRLPSELRMDRIATALAEHNIAVSKATAYSTTRHAPHALRLGLSSVPLEDLRSVLVQVRSIIERFPI; from the coding sequence ATGGCAGCTTCGTCCATCTCCCGTCTGATTGACGACCTGACGGCTGACATCCGCAGCGGCAAACTGCCGCCTGGCAGTCCGTTGCCGACGCATCGCCAACTCGCCAGAAAAAACGGCATAGCCATTGCCTCGGCGAGCAAGGTATACACACACCTCAAAGCGATAGGACTTGTCGTCGGCGAGACGGGGCGCGGCACCTTCGTGCGCGACCGCCCGCAACAACGCGAATGGGACGCCGGAGACGAAGCTCGCCAAAACACCCATGCAGCGGATCTCTCTTTCAATCACCCAACATGGCCTGCTCAGGGAGACATGTTGCGTAAGATGTTGCGAGAACTGTCGCTATCCGGCGATCTTGCCGCGCTGCTACACCAGCAGCCGCCAGGTGGGCGAGCGCATGAAAGACGGATCGTTGCAGACTTCCTTGCTCAATCTCGCGGCATTCAGACCGAAGCCGACGGTCTGTTTTTGGTCAACGGGGCTCAACAGGGACTGGATATCACCACACGCGCGTTACTCAGCCCGGGGGATACCGTAGCCGTCGATGCGTTGACGTATCCTGGATTCAAGATGGTGGCGCAGACGCAACATCTGGCGCTACAACCGGTGCGTAGCTTGCCCGATGGGCCAGATCTGGACGCACTCGACGCCCTGTGCCAACGCAAGCCGGTGCGTGCAATCTACGTTATGCCCACCATGCACAACCCGCTCGGTTGGGTACTCACGACCGGCCAACGCCGACACTTGGCAGAGATTGCCCGGCACTACGATTGCCTGATCATCGAGGATGCTTCGTATGCCTACCTAGCCAAATCCTCTCCCCCCGCACTCGTTACACTCGCGCCCGAACGAACGATTTATATTGCGAGCCTATCCAAAAGTCTGGCCAGCGGATTGCGTTTCGGATTCATCGTCGCACCCGAGAGGTACAGGCTCCCTATCAAGGCGACAATTCGCGCCAGCTACTGGAGCCTGCCGAGTCTCATAACGGCCATAGGGACTCGCTGGATTGCGGACGGCACCGTTGCTCGCCAAGAAAGGCGAATGCGTCAGGAAGCCTCGAAGCGGCAGGCTATTGCGCGCCAGGCGCTTTGCGGGATGGACATCATCGCTCATCCGTCTTCTCTATTTTTATGGCTGCGGCTCCCGTCCGAATTGAGAATGGACCGGATCGCCACTGCGCTCGCCGAGCACAACATCGCAGTTTCCAAAGCCACTGCCTATTCGACCACTCGGCATGCGCCACACGCATTGCGATTGGGTTTAAGCTCCGTACCGTTGGAAGACCTGCGCTCGGTTTTGGTACAAGTGCGCAGCATCATCGAGCGCTTTCCGATTTGA
- a CDS encoding SDR family oxidoreductase translates to MTVEKVALITAGGSGMGAAAARRLAADGFKVGILSSSGKGEALATELGGVGVTGSNQSNDALTKLVELAVERWGRIDVLVNSAGHGPRAPILDISDDDWHRGMDTYLMNVIRPTRLVTPIMQKQGSGAIINISTAWAFEPSEMFPTSAVFRAGLASFTKLFADKYAKDNVRMNNVLPGWIDSLPQQEARRESVPMQRYGKAEEIAATVAFLASEGGGYITGQNIRVDGGLTRSV, encoded by the coding sequence ATGACAGTAGAAAAAGTGGCGTTGATCACGGCTGGCGGCAGCGGTATGGGAGCGGCGGCTGCGCGACGTCTCGCGGCGGACGGCTTTAAGGTTGGCATCTTGTCGTCGTCGGGCAAAGGCGAGGCCTTGGCCACCGAGTTGGGGGGTGTTGGCGTGACCGGGTCGAACCAGTCGAACGACGCGCTAACGAAGCTGGTCGAGTTGGCCGTTGAGCGCTGGGGGCGTATCGACGTGCTCGTGAACAGTGCAGGCCACGGCCCGCGCGCGCCGATTCTCGACATCAGCGACGATGACTGGCACCGCGGCATGGATACCTATCTGATGAACGTGATCCGCCCTACCCGGCTGGTAACGCCGATCATGCAGAAACAAGGGTCTGGCGCGATCATCAACATTTCGACGGCGTGGGCGTTCGAGCCGAGCGAAATGTTTCCGACATCTGCCGTGTTTCGCGCAGGGCTGGCATCGTTCACAAAGCTGTTTGCAGACAAATATGCGAAGGACAACGTGCGCATGAACAACGTTCTGCCGGGATGGATCGACAGCCTGCCGCAGCAAGAGGCGCGACGCGAGAGCGTGCCAATGCAGCGCTATGGGAAGGCTGAAGAAATCGCCGCGACCGTGGCATTTCTGGCGTCCGAAGGCGGCGGGTACATCACCGGCCAGAACATTCGCGTGGACGGTGGGCTGACGCGCTCGGTTTGA
- a CDS encoding LysR substrate-binding domain-containing protein: MNDDPLDIDAVRAFVRIAELGSFTHAADSMRTTQSAVSLKLKRLEKRIGVRLVERTPRHVQLSAHGVTFLEHARGLLEVHDRALNLCAGERQRLALGISDHVAGPELPSLIARMSAQAPQLLIEIRIASSADLLQRFDRRELDAAIVRLDTGRNDGELLTDEPFGWFAAPGWQHRTGEPLPLATMAEPCGVRAMAEQTLDLAGVPWREVFVGGGVAAVAAAVMAGLGVAALAPRMLPFGAEDVGRRLRLPELPRLPVLLHTRTRTGRSRDALDALAAAFRSVVRG; encoded by the coding sequence ATGAATGATGATCCTCTCGACATTGATGCTGTCCGGGCCTTCGTACGTATCGCCGAATTGGGCAGCTTCACGCATGCGGCCGATAGCATGCGCACCACGCAGTCCGCAGTCAGCCTGAAACTCAAGCGTCTGGAGAAACGAATAGGCGTACGGCTCGTCGAGCGCACCCCTCGGCACGTCCAACTCTCGGCACATGGCGTCACGTTTCTGGAGCATGCGCGAGGTTTGTTGGAAGTGCATGACCGTGCATTGAATTTATGTGCTGGGGAGCGGCAGCGCTTGGCGCTGGGTATCAGCGACCATGTGGCGGGACCGGAGCTGCCTTCGCTTATCGCCCGAATGAGCGCGCAAGCGCCTCAGTTGTTGATCGAGATTCGCATCGCTTCATCGGCCGATTTGCTGCAACGCTTTGATCGGCGCGAGTTGGATGCCGCCATTGTGCGTCTGGATACCGGTCGGAACGACGGTGAGTTGCTGACAGACGAACCCTTCGGTTGGTTCGCCGCCCCCGGCTGGCAGCACCGCACGGGCGAGCCACTGCCGTTGGCTACGATGGCCGAGCCTTGTGGCGTGCGCGCAATGGCTGAACAGACGTTGGACCTGGCAGGCGTACCCTGGAGGGAAGTCTTTGTGGGTGGTGGGGTTGCGGCTGTCGCCGCTGCGGTCATGGCCGGCCTGGGGGTGGCCGCGCTGGCGCCGCGTATGCTGCCGTTCGGTGCGGAAGATGTGGGGCGCAGGCTCAGGCTTCCTGAGCTACCTCGTTTGCCGGTGCTGTTGCATACCAGAACGCGTACCGGCCGGTCGCGCGATGCGCTGGATGCTCTGGCGGCTGCGTTCAGGAGTGTGGTGCGCGGATAG
- a CDS encoding tautomerase family protein, producing MPLVHISLRTGKPAAYRQAICDGIYQAMRDTFSVPEDDQFMTVSEHESSDFRYGASYLGVARSDNLVFIQITANASRSVEQKKALYQCIAQRLGQSPGLRPEDVFVNIVEVARENWSLGHGLAQYA from the coding sequence ATGCCATTGGTTCATATTTCCCTGCGCACCGGAAAGCCTGCCGCTTATCGGCAGGCCATTTGCGACGGTATTTATCAGGCGATGCGAGATACGTTCAGCGTGCCCGAGGACGACCAGTTCATGACCGTCTCCGAACACGAGTCTTCTGACTTTCGATATGGGGCGTCATACCTGGGCGTGGCACGCAGCGACAATCTGGTGTTCATTCAAATCACGGCAAACGCCTCGCGCAGCGTGGAACAGAAGAAGGCGTTGTACCAGTGCATCGCGCAGCGGCTCGGCCAAAGCCCCGGCCTACGCCCCGAGGATGTGTTCGTGAACATTGTCGAGGTCGCACGGGAGAACTGGTCCTTGGGCCATGGATTAGCTCAGTACGCATAG
- a CDS encoding PaaI family thioesterase, which translates to MATLGQHLPVLEYLQRQVNGSLADGDSTHMRYPTAISTLLKFRIVSVAEADAVIELDADAAIHGNQQGTVHGGMLCELADAAIGTAHSTLVHEGESFTSIDLKASFLRPVWQSRLRAHAWATHRGRTISHYRCEIRREDDKVVASIESAVMTLRNERAFGR; encoded by the coding sequence ATGGCAACGCTGGGGCAACACTTACCCGTATTGGAATACCTGCAACGCCAGGTGAACGGTTCGCTGGCGGATGGCGATAGCACGCATATGCGCTATCCGACAGCGATCTCCACATTGTTGAAATTTCGAATCGTCTCGGTCGCGGAAGCCGATGCTGTGATTGAACTCGATGCGGATGCCGCCATCCACGGAAATCAACAGGGAACCGTTCATGGAGGAATGCTATGCGAGTTGGCAGACGCCGCCATCGGCACGGCACATTCCACCTTGGTACATGAAGGGGAGAGCTTTACCAGCATTGATCTCAAGGCGTCATTCTTGCGTCCCGTTTGGCAGTCCCGGCTGCGCGCCCATGCCTGGGCAACGCATCGCGGCAGGACGATCAGCCATTACAGGTGTGAGATTCGTCGCGAAGACGATAAGGTTGTTGCCAGTATTGAGAGTGCCGTGATGACGTTGCGAAATGAGCGAGCCTTTGGGCGGTGA
- a CDS encoding FUSC family protein, with protein MSSTPSTASSSGARRASPLLWRLAGLSRLDFTSPRATYVLRSIAAAWLALCVAYVLQLEMPYSAASTVLLVINPIQGAVIGKGAWRVLGTLAGMIASVLLMSAFGQMPWLFLLGFAVWLGLCVAGMTMLRHFRASGVVVAGYTVGLATFGALQHPQLTFEHVVGRGSTVMVGVLCLSLVSALFSARSVRGKLEGLLTRLASRTAQMQAAAYESAGAKAHEAAAAQRELISEIYGVDDLLAVGKAESVDLAHRAHAVRHAMASLFAVVAGGVPLAVAGQRDTRDSFLTRLQPMLAQAWRDTTNALVQGAQGLTNAARIMREAREQLVAALDTRPALPPATLIAIDRLIEQVDDYLAALDGLTSLHRPRPANAPATVRFHRDPRAAWQNGLRAALTLFAAGAVWIITGWPHGDMMLLIVSPYCALLATAPNPAAGAWQFVKGTLLAVPMAFVCAFGVLPHIEGLPLLLVVLALFWLPGIVATTMPQHGLAALAYLVGFNTLTAADNPMHYHLGLFLNWSLAWVVGAAFAWMGFRLFLPRQLPRDIARLRRHIREASLRVLHAPAQRAPLDRLMATARGWQWRQQHRIAHLGALRKTQPDAMRADIADALASLHLGRDVWRLRVWMCREDVCPSLAGACTIVTTALDRMARRLHTRYPAPALAARHARRAARHLTRLQTTGDCPHADEAQHLPRLVAVLTDIADLLDGYAVYFAQPLPNRSHAQ; from the coding sequence GTGTCATCGACGCCTTCCACGGCAAGCTCGTCAGGCGCGCGGCGCGCTTCGCCGCTCCTATGGCGGCTCGCCGGTCTGTCGCGGCTGGATTTCACGTCGCCGCGCGCCACCTACGTATTGCGCTCCATTGCTGCGGCGTGGCTAGCGTTATGTGTTGCGTATGTCTTGCAACTGGAGATGCCTTATTCGGCGGCGTCGACGGTGCTGCTTGTCATCAATCCGATTCAGGGCGCCGTGATCGGCAAGGGCGCGTGGCGCGTGCTCGGCACGCTCGCGGGAATGATCGCCTCCGTGCTGCTGATGTCGGCATTCGGTCAGATGCCGTGGCTGTTTCTACTCGGGTTTGCCGTTTGGCTGGGGCTGTGCGTCGCCGGAATGACAATGTTGCGGCACTTCCGTGCGTCGGGTGTTGTAGTCGCGGGATACACCGTCGGACTCGCCACCTTCGGCGCGCTTCAACATCCGCAACTCACGTTTGAGCACGTCGTCGGCCGAGGCTCGACTGTCATGGTCGGGGTGTTGTGCCTGTCGCTCGTGTCCGCGCTTTTCAGCGCCCGCAGTGTGCGAGGCAAGCTGGAGGGGCTGCTCACGCGGTTGGCCTCTCGCACGGCGCAGATGCAGGCAGCCGCGTACGAATCGGCAGGCGCGAAGGCCCATGAAGCCGCTGCCGCACAACGCGAACTGATCTCCGAGATTTACGGCGTCGATGATCTGCTCGCCGTGGGCAAGGCGGAATCGGTCGATCTTGCCCATCGTGCGCACGCGGTGCGGCACGCCATGGCGTCGCTCTTCGCAGTGGTGGCGGGCGGCGTGCCATTGGCGGTAGCGGGCCAGCGGGACACCCGCGACTCCTTCCTGACGAGACTGCAACCGATGCTCGCGCAAGCCTGGCGCGACACCACGAACGCTCTCGTTCAAGGCGCGCAGGGGCTGACAAATGCCGCCCGCATCATGCGCGAAGCGCGTGAGCAACTCGTCGCAGCGCTCGACACCCGCCCGGCCTTGCCGCCGGCAACGCTCATCGCAATCGACCGGCTGATCGAACAGGTGGACGATTACCTGGCGGCACTGGACGGTCTCACATCGTTGCATCGTCCGAGACCCGCGAACGCCCCGGCGACCGTCCGCTTTCACCGCGATCCGCGCGCAGCATGGCAGAACGGCCTGCGGGCTGCGCTGACGTTGTTTGCCGCCGGGGCAGTGTGGATCATCACCGGGTGGCCGCACGGCGACATGATGCTGCTGATCGTCTCGCCGTATTGCGCATTGCTTGCAACGGCACCGAACCCCGCCGCCGGTGCGTGGCAGTTCGTCAAGGGAACGCTGTTGGCGGTGCCGATGGCGTTCGTGTGCGCCTTCGGCGTTCTGCCGCACATCGAGGGATTGCCGCTGTTGCTCGTCGTGCTGGCGCTATTCTGGCTGCCGGGCATTGTTGCCACGACGATGCCTCAGCACGGACTCGCGGCATTGGCGTATCTCGTCGGCTTCAATACGCTAACGGCCGCAGACAACCCGATGCACTACCACCTCGGCTTGTTCCTCAACTGGTCGCTCGCGTGGGTAGTCGGCGCAGCGTTCGCGTGGATGGGCTTCCGACTGTTCCTGCCGCGTCAGTTGCCGCGAGACATTGCCCGTCTGCGACGGCATATCCGGGAGGCGTCGTTGCGTGTGCTGCATGCGCCGGCGCAGAGGGCGCCCCTCGATCGGCTGATGGCCACCGCACGTGGCTGGCAATGGCGTCAGCAGCACCGCATTGCGCATCTTGGTGCGCTGCGCAAGACGCAACCCGACGCGATGCGTGCCGATATCGCCGACGCGCTCGCCAGTCTGCATCTCGGCCGCGACGTGTGGCGGTTGCGGGTATGGATGTGTCGAGAGGACGTTTGTCCTTCGCTGGCAGGCGCCTGCACGATCGTGACGACGGCGCTCGATCGCATGGCCCGTCGCCTGCACACGAGGTATCCCGCGCCCGCATTGGCGGCCCGGCATGCGCGGCGTGCAGCGCGGCATTTAACGCGTTTGCAGACGACGGGCGACTGCCCTCATGCGGACGAAGCTCAGCATCTGCCGCGTCTCGTGGCGGTGCTCACCGACATTGCCGATCTGCTAGACGGCTACGCCGTCTACTTCGCTCAACCTTTGCCCAATCGTTCCCATGCTCAGTGA
- a CDS encoding glutathione S-transferase family protein, whose translation MTQASELAFFTADTPNGQKVSIFLKEAGLAYEQFDLDLDKGDQHQPDFLKINPNGKIPAIVDRECGLTVFESGAILSYLSSKTGCLLPVTEAENIAVQQWLHFQIGGIGPMLGQLWWFLHASKTGNAEAIERYRKQSLRLYQVVDTRLSESAFIASNHYSIADIAAFTWLRTWGELSLDITPYSHVQRWLDVIAARPAVQAGLLANKPALRAIAGRLVSAQD comes from the coding sequence ATGACACAGGCCAGCGAACTCGCGTTTTTTACGGCGGACACGCCGAATGGACAGAAAGTCAGCATCTTTCTCAAGGAGGCTGGACTGGCTTATGAGCAGTTCGACCTCGATCTTGACAAGGGCGACCAGCATCAACCGGATTTCCTGAAGATCAACCCGAATGGCAAAATCCCAGCCATTGTCGACCGGGAGTGTGGCCTGACCGTTTTCGAGTCCGGTGCCATCCTTTCCTATCTTTCGTCGAAGACAGGGTGCTTGTTGCCCGTGACGGAAGCCGAGAATATCGCCGTGCAACAGTGGCTGCATTTTCAAATCGGCGGCATCGGCCCCATGCTTGGGCAGCTATGGTGGTTTTTGCACGCATCGAAGACGGGTAATGCCGAGGCAATTGAGCGGTATCGGAAACAATCGCTTCGTCTCTACCAAGTGGTGGATACGCGTTTAAGCGAATCTGCCTTCATTGCCTCGAATCACTACAGCATTGCTGATATTGCTGCGTTCACCTGGCTGAGAACGTGGGGCGAGTTGAGTCTGGACATCACGCCCTACTCGCATGTGCAGCGCTGGCTTGATGTGATCGCTGCGCGCCCCGCGGTACAGGCCGGTTTACTTGCGAATAAGCCAGCCCTCAGAGCCATCGCCGGACGGTTAGTTTCTGCGCAGGACTGA
- a CDS encoding LysR family transcriptional regulator, with amino-acid sequence MSPPDLNLLHALDVLLEEGSVVGAARRMHLSPPAMSRTLSRIREALGDPVFVQAGRKLVPTPRALAMREQVRLVVEQATQVLTPGDGVDLKTLERRFNVRANDIFVGLHSGRLLEAMAAEMPRGMLRFAPEEDDIDDEALRSGRIDLFISASRQLGPEIRVQSLFTTRFVGIARRDHPLFDEDVTPGRITQWGHIGISRRGKFAGPIDSALEALGLRRHVALVVPTPFTALFALQNSDLLLALPSHLARSALDAGMPLRQFDLPVPLETVVLTQAWHPRFQADPAHQWLRRTIRAICETR; translated from the coding sequence ATGTCACCCCCCGATCTGAATCTGCTTCACGCGCTTGACGTTCTGTTGGAGGAAGGCAGTGTTGTCGGCGCTGCGCGACGGATGCATCTGAGTCCGCCCGCGATGAGCCGTACACTCAGCCGTATACGCGAGGCGCTTGGCGATCCGGTGTTCGTGCAGGCGGGGCGCAAGCTGGTACCAACGCCCCGCGCGCTTGCCATGCGCGAGCAGGTGCGGCTCGTGGTCGAGCAAGCCACGCAAGTGCTGACGCCGGGCGACGGGGTCGATCTCAAGACACTGGAGCGACGCTTTAACGTGCGTGCCAACGATATCTTCGTCGGGCTGCATTCGGGACGCCTGCTTGAGGCGATGGCCGCCGAGATGCCACGCGGCATGCTTCGCTTCGCCCCCGAAGAGGACGATATCGACGACGAAGCGCTACGCAGCGGGCGCATCGATCTCTTCATCAGTGCGTCGCGGCAGCTAGGTCCGGAAATCCGCGTGCAGTCGCTCTTCACCACGCGCTTTGTCGGTATCGCGCGTCGCGATCACCCGCTTTTCGACGAGGATGTGACGCCCGGGAGGATCACGCAGTGGGGGCACATCGGCATCTCCCGGCGAGGGAAGTTTGCCGGGCCGATCGACAGTGCGCTGGAGGCCCTGGGACTGCGACGCCACGTGGCGCTCGTCGTCCCCACGCCGTTCACGGCACTCTTCGCGTTGCAGAATAGCGATTTGCTGCTGGCGTTGCCGTCGCATCTTGCCCGGAGTGCGCTGGATGCCGGGATGCCGTTGCGCCAATTCGACTTGCCGGTCCCGCTGGAGACCGTTGTCCTGACGCAAGCCTGGCATCCCAGATTCCAGGCCGATCCGGCACACCAATGGTTGCGACGGACAATCCGGGCGATTTGCGAGACGCGCTGA
- a CDS encoding DMT family transporter gives MAWAYLFLAAALEIVMGLSLKLNAGWTRLGPSLVAVIAGLGSIYLLALALRSLPVGMAYAIWTGIGTIGLVLAGVLVFQEQMNWLRALFLGLTFIGILGLRFSEATT, from the coding sequence GTGGCGTGGGCTTATTTGTTTCTCGCCGCCGCCCTGGAAATCGTGATGGGCCTCTCCCTCAAATTGAATGCAGGGTGGACCCGGTTGGGGCCGAGCCTCGTCGCAGTGATCGCTGGGCTGGGCAGCATTTATTTGCTGGCATTGGCCCTGCGGTCATTGCCAGTCGGCATGGCTTACGCCATCTGGACCGGCATCGGTACGATCGGGCTGGTGCTCGCGGGCGTGTTGGTATTTCAGGAGCAAATGAACTGGCTCCGGGCGCTCTTCCTCGGTTTGACGTTCATCGGAATCCTCGGGTTGCGCTTTTCCGAAGCGACGACATAA
- a CDS encoding HlyD family secretion protein: MSNRTMWLGPVARAAGTLLAVVLAVVLVVALWRAYVLAPWTRDARVSAEVVRIAPEVSGTVLDVAVSDNQLVRRGDLLYRIDPERFRFAVAQAEAQLSAASAVLQQKVQDAKRRRGMDDLVPGEDIQRANQAVAIAQAEQRRAQVALDVARLDLARTELRAPADGYITHLRLRPGDYAVAGRGNIALVDAHSFWVTGYFEETKLHGIRAGAPARIRLMGFDALIDGHVASLGRGITDVNEHADAQGLPSVEPSFSWVRLAQRIPVRIAIDRVPPDVVLAAGMTCSVDVGSATTGDVPKGRLASLLMRWM; encoded by the coding sequence ATGTCTAATCGAACCATGTGGTTGGGCCCGGTCGCGAGAGCGGCGGGCACGTTGTTGGCCGTTGTGCTTGCGGTGGTGTTGGTTGTTGCCCTCTGGCGGGCCTACGTGCTCGCGCCCTGGACGCGCGACGCTCGCGTGAGTGCCGAGGTCGTGCGTATTGCGCCCGAGGTCTCCGGTACGGTGCTCGACGTGGCCGTCTCCGACAATCAGTTGGTCAGGCGCGGCGACCTGCTGTATCGCATTGATCCCGAGCGCTTTCGCTTTGCCGTAGCGCAGGCCGAAGCGCAACTGAGTGCGGCGAGTGCCGTGTTGCAGCAGAAGGTGCAGGACGCGAAGCGGCGGCGCGGGATGGACGACCTCGTGCCCGGCGAGGATATTCAGCGGGCCAATCAGGCGGTGGCGATTGCGCAGGCGGAGCAACGCCGGGCGCAGGTTGCGCTGGACGTGGCGCGTCTGGATCTGGCGCGTACCGAGTTGAGGGCGCCGGCCGATGGCTACATCACGCATTTGCGCTTGCGTCCCGGCGATTATGCCGTGGCGGGGCGAGGCAACATTGCGTTGGTCGATGCTCACAGCTTCTGGGTGACGGGCTACTTCGAAGAGACCAAGCTGCATGGCATCCGCGCGGGCGCGCCGGCGCGCATCCGCCTCATGGGGTTCGACGCGCTGATCGACGGCCATGTGGCGAGCCTCGGTCGAGGCATTACGGATGTTAACGAACATGCCGATGCTCAGGGGTTGCCGAGCGTTGAGCCCAGCTTCAGCTGGGTGCGATTGGCGCAGCGCATTCCGGTGCGCATCGCCATTGATCGCGTGCCACCGGATGTCGTGCTTGCGGCGGGGATGACGTGCAGTGTTGACGTTGGCAGCGCCACGACGGGCGACGTGCCGAAGGGGCGTCTTGCCAGCCTGCTGATGCGATGGATGTGA
- a CDS encoding DUF1656 domain-containing protein, whose product MLSEVAVAGIYLPPFFVYACVAVPVFLGLRFALARTGVLRRVWHPALFEFAISLCLVSVLMLYV is encoded by the coding sequence ATGCTCAGTGAAGTTGCCGTGGCGGGCATCTATCTGCCGCCTTTCTTCGTCTACGCCTGCGTCGCCGTGCCGGTGTTTCTTGGTCTGCGTTTCGCGCTGGCGCGCACGGGCGTGCTACGTCGTGTTTGGCATCCGGCGCTATTCGAATTTGCCATCTCCCTTTGTCTGGTTTCCGTGTTGATGCTTTATGTCTAA
- a CDS encoding transketolase-like TK C-terminal-containing protein: protein MVALVDSFNCNYNYCKCNRKTQSQLVQEAHPQRSMMNWERLRPPAATLQTRLAAQACLEKLATEEIARVCSATSPYAAIQAIAQHLTQDDATHDKVCLVRASPGKQTVQAHTADGTDVAPSNISAWPLWFQDGPDRFEIPLLYLLRSESVAGLQTAIFETANRGILCNDAEITSSRWPKSVQPAVPVWLASSVNGIPYDPASGQEALAILRAAMQALYADHAPGFFYLTLHDDEDNVPAPSRDDVRDAYKGMYRLSAAFRSKAPAIRLLGAGKALGKVIRAADLLQEDWDVACEVWSCPSYTRLAREGYEVERWNMLHPLSTKKTSYIQRCLGSEQSPVLAVTGYGQHIAHQIGGVVSARFVALGPDSHHGASGFPSVYWIVFTAIKALCEAGKLPMRRAEQALKRYALT from the coding sequence ATGGTTGCCCTTGTCGATTCATTTAATTGCAATTACAATTATTGCAAATGCAATCGTAAAACACAAAGCCAACTCGTGCAAGAAGCCCACCCGCAGAGGTCAATGATGAATTGGGAGCGCCTCCGTCCGCCCGCAGCCACACTGCAAACTCGGCTGGCAGCGCAGGCATGTCTCGAAAAACTTGCAACGGAAGAGATCGCGCGAGTGTGCAGCGCCACCTCCCCTTACGCTGCGATCCAAGCCATCGCCCAGCACCTGACTCAAGACGATGCAACCCACGACAAAGTCTGTCTGGTGAGGGCTTCCCCAGGGAAACAGACGGTGCAAGCGCATACGGCCGATGGCACTGACGTAGCGCCAAGCAACATCAGCGCCTGGCCTCTGTGGTTTCAAGATGGGCCAGACCGTTTCGAGATCCCTTTGCTCTATTTGTTGCGATCCGAATCCGTCGCCGGACTACAGACAGCGATATTCGAAACGGCTAATCGCGGCATCTTGTGCAACGACGCCGAGATCACGTCGTCACGGTGGCCAAAAAGCGTGCAGCCCGCCGTTCCCGTGTGGCTTGCCAGCAGCGTGAACGGTATTCCCTACGACCCCGCCTCGGGGCAAGAGGCTCTCGCCATTCTGCGCGCTGCCATGCAGGCCCTGTACGCGGATCATGCGCCGGGTTTCTTCTATTTGACCCTGCACGATGACGAAGACAACGTTCCCGCCCCATCGCGGGACGATGTGCGGGATGCGTACAAGGGTATGTATCGGCTCAGTGCTGCATTCCGGTCAAAGGCCCCGGCCATCCGATTGCTGGGCGCCGGCAAGGCATTGGGAAAAGTGATCCGGGCGGCGGATCTTCTGCAAGAAGATTGGGACGTTGCCTGCGAGGTCTGGAGTTGCCCGAGCTATACCCGTCTGGCCCGAGAAGGCTATGAAGTTGAACGCTGGAACATGCTCCATCCGCTATCGACGAAGAAAACGTCTTATATCCAGCGTTGCCTTGGGTCGGAGCAGTCCCCTGTTCTGGCCGTCACGGGATATGGACAACACATAGCCCATCAGATCGGTGGCGTTGTCTCCGCTCGTTTTGTTGCCTTGGGGCCTGACTCTCATCACGGAGCGAGCGGCTTTCCTAGCGTGTACTGGATTGTGTTCACTGCAATCAAGGCGCTCTGCGAAGCGGGTAAATTGCCCATGCGTCGAGCAGAGCAGGCACTGAAGCGATATGCACTGACCTGA